In Lineus longissimus chromosome 13, tnLinLong1.2, whole genome shotgun sequence, one genomic interval encodes:
- the LOC135497702 gene encoding uncharacterized protein LOC135497702, producing the protein MTRGVLAGELVSSKQWLSGPSWLAGSLVLGKDKVMFDQVERFLQPETVAIVNVARVWLPEDVLNVERWGTLEKAIRITAWVVRVLQNMDKTKQHVSGKLSLQECATAKQIMLKHVQSVAYSAEIEALKQGKSVGKSSPLLKLNPAIGKDGLVRIGGRLENSQLTYAEKHPVIVPKGRFATLLIRSEHFRAKHAGVEAMITTIRDNYWVIGLRHLAKAVKRSCVRCQRVDALACNQVAAPLPESRVHEAPVFSVTGLDFAGPVYCLDFPGHKFYILLFTCGVVRAIHLELTASLSRDDCVLALRRFMSRRGCPTILYSDNAKTFKATEKMLAKLSGSSGIKWKYIVPRSPWWGGWWERLVQSVKKALKKTVGNRCITRTELETSLCEIEACINDRPLTFVGDQVDGIRPLTPSHFLLGKHTSYQTAVSEDERVISQEILTESQLIRQRQIDLFWSVWSKDYVRNLPPTVNKHQAKGSLDIGHMVLIQEDNTPRMQWPIGVVTKLFPGRDGLVRSVELKTKGGTVVRSVQRLHDLEVHVQAEQDGDSKNITPLTVVQKKTAPSVHSNTGQGKAGKTDTATGAQSTHNTSNQLKDKAVKTRLGRVIKPKKRLDV; encoded by the coding sequence ATGACTAGAGGTGTTCTTGCAGGAGAATTGGTCTCTTCCAAACAGTGGTTGTCGGGACCTAGTTGGCTAGCTGGATCATTAGTACTGGGCAAAGACAAAGTGATGTTTGATCAGGTAGAGCGGTTCCTTCAGCCAGAAACTGTGGCCATTGTAAATGTAGCTAGAGTGTGGTTGCCAGAAGATGTTCTCAACGTTGAGAGATGGGGTACACTTGAGAAAGCAATTAGAATCACAGCTTGGGTCGTGAGAGTACTCCAAAACATggataaaacaaaacaacatgtCTCTGGAAAATTGTCCTTACAAGAGTGTGCAACGGCAAAACAGATAATGTTGAAACACGTGCAGAGTGTGGCATATAGTGCTGAGATTGAAGCCCTGAAACAGGGAAAGTCTGTAGGAAAATCATCACCATTGTTAAAGTTAAATCCAGCCATTGGAAAAGATGGGTTAGTTAGGATTGGTGGTAGGTTAGAAAACTCTCAGCTGACATATGCTGAAAAACATCCAGTCATCGTGCCCAAGGGCAGGTTTGCCACACTTCTTATCAGGTCTGAACATTTCAGGGCAAAACATGCGGGTGTAGAGGCCATGATTACGACCATCAGAGACAACTATTGGGTTATAGGACTCAGACATTTGGCCAAAGCGGTCAAAAGATCTTGTGTTAGGTGTCAAAGAGTAGATGCATTAGCTTGCAACCAAGTTGCTGCCCCTTTACCAGAATCGAGGGTACATGAAGCCCCTGTTTTCTCAGTGACGGGCCTAGATTTTGCTGGGCCGGTGTATTGTCTAGACTTTCCAGGTCACAAGTTTTACATACTGTTATTTACATGTGGAGTGGTTAGAGCGATACATCTTGAGTTGACAGCATCATTAAGTCGTGATGACTGTGTGTTAGCTTTGAGAAGATTCATGTCTCGACGTGGATGTCCCACTATCCTCTACTCAGACAATGCTAAAACTTTCAAAGCCACTGAAAAAATGTTAGCCAAGTTATCAGGTTCCAGTGGTATCAAATGGAAGTACATTGTTCCGCGTTCTCCCTGGTGGGGAGGATGGTGGGAACGTCTCGTCCAATCTGTAAAAAAGGCATTGAAGAAAACAGTCGGTAACCGATGTATAACCAGGACAGAACTAGAAACCAGTCTATGTGAGATTGAGGCATGTATCAATGACAGACCTCTGACTTTCGTGGGTGATCAAGTAGATGGTATCAGACCTCTGACTCCATCTCATTTTCTGTTGGGCAAACACACTAGCTACCAAACTGCTGTGTCTGAGGATGAAAGGGTCATCTCTCAGGAAATTCTCACTGAAAGTCAATTGATACGTCAGAGACAAATTGACCTGTTTTGGTCAGTTTGGTCCAAAGATTATGTGCGCAATCTCCCACCGACTGTCAACAAACATCAGGCAAAAGGTAGTTTAGACATAGGTCATATGGTTCTGATTCAGGAAGACAACACCCCTAGGATGCAGTGGCCTATTGGAGTGGTCACTAAACTCTTCCCAGGAAGAGATGGTTTGGTCAGAAGTGTTGAGTTGAAAACCAAAGGTGGTACTGTTGTGAGGTCAGTACAGAGACTGCATGATCTTGAAGTGCATGTACAGGCTGAACAAGATGGAGACAGTAAAAACATTACCCCATTAACGGTAGTTCAAAAAAAGACTGCTCCATCAGTTCATTCTAATACAGGTCAGGGTAAGGCAGGGAAAACTGACACAGCAACTGGTGCACAGAGCACTCATAATACCAGTAACCAACTAAAAGACAAGGCTGTGAAGACACGTCTGGGGAGAGTGATCAAACCCAAAAAGAGATTGGATGTGTAG